In Bacillus thuringiensis, the DNA window TCGGGGCAATTTCAAGGGCCTATGGCAGGAGAACTGGCATATGCAACAACGAAGGGAGCTATTGATGCTCTTACTAGTACGTTATCGGCGGAAGTGGCCCATTTAGGAATAACAGTGAATGCAATTAATCCAGGACCAACTAGCACAGGGTGGATGAATGAAGAGATAAAGCAAGGATTAAAACCAATGTTTCCTTTTGGCAGAATTGGTGAGCCAAAGGATGCAGCAAGACTTATTAAGTTTTTAGTAAGTGAAGAAGCAGAGTGGATTACGGGACAAGTTATTCATTCAGAGGGTGGATTTAAAAGATAAAGTGAAACTTTAATCAGTGGGGGGCATCCCCCACTGATTATTAACCCTCACCAATCGGGATTTTACGGGCAGTGGATTCCCCACCTAACTTCTTTTCTTCCGCTGAATTTTGAGGTGGGGGCTTACTGCCCACAAATAGAGGGATAAAAAGAAGGTATCTCACCCTGGTGAGATACCTTCTTTTTTAATCTTTCTTCAATCTTCGTGCAACACCATTTCCTAAAGACTGCAACCCTTGAACGAGGATAATTAAAATAAAGACTGTTGCATACATTACTTCAGGTTCGTAGCGTAAATGTCCGAATCGATACGCTAAATCACCCAAACCGCCAGCACCTACAAGTCCAGCCATTGCTGTTGCACCGATTAAACCAATCGTTGCAATTGTTAAGCCAAGTACAAGGGAGGGACGAGCTTCTTTCACCATAACGTGCCAAATGATTTTTATAGTAGAAACGCCCATTGCTTGGTACGCTTCAATAACACCACGATCCACTTCTAATAAAGCTGTCTCCATTAATCGTGCAATATAAGGAGCCGTGAATACGACAAGTGGTACGATAACACCTTGTACACCAATGGATGTTCCCATTAGAAACTTTGTGAAAGGTAAAATGAAGAATAGTAGAATGATAAATGGAAGAGAGCGAATGATATTAATAACGGTATTAAGAATAGGATAAATGATTTTATTTTCGTGCTGTCCACCAGGTCTCGTTAAAACAAGTGTGACACCAAGTGGCAGTGCAATAAGGATAGAGATGAATAGTGAAATAGATGTCATTTGAAATGTTTGGATTGTTGCTTCCCATATGACTTTACCCCATTCATCCAAAAAGGACTTGTTTCCCATAATCTGTTCTACCTCCTTCTACGATGATCCCTTGCTCTTGTAAGAATGATAAAGCGCGATCTACTTCATTTTTT includes these proteins:
- a CDS encoding methionine ABC transporter permease, whose product is MGNKSFLDEWGKVIWEATIQTFQMTSISLFISILIALPLGVTLVLTRPGGQHENKIIYPILNTVINIIRSLPFIILLFFILPFTKFLMGTSIGVQGVIVPLVVFTAPYIARLMETALLEVDRGVIEAYQAMGVSTIKIIWHVMVKEARPSLVLGLTIATIGLIGATAMAGLVGAGGLGDLAYRFGHLRYEPEVMYATVFILIILVQGLQSLGNGVARRLKKD